In Desulfofundulus kuznetsovii DSM 6115, the following are encoded in one genomic region:
- a CDS encoding (Fe-S)-binding protein, translating to MKAIVAAELDPTFRDELAEKMKSLDFANCLACGACTAGCAFSDLHPDNDPRKMLRKVILGMREEILSDPFIWYCTMCERCTVECPMCVNIAAVTRAIRGNFRTDSPGFLQKVVDDTIRSGNQMDVQPDEYMETLEWLQEELQAELGDPDYRIPVDVEGADFLFGFNAREVKYYPNELQNILKIFYAAGANYTLSSQKWDATNLALFSGKDEDFWKITEPMLQEVVRLKAKELVVTECGHAFRSVRWGYRTFWKGPQFPIRSILEVLDEWIQQGRIKLDPTKNPEPVTLHDPCNLVRKEGVVEPQRRVLKAAVMDFREMFPNGRWNYCCGAGGGALAMPEYTEQRLIKGKRKVDQLLATGAKIVAIPCHNCMDQFNDLNKHYKLGMKMEHICSIVERALIIPEKEPKA from the coding sequence ATGAAAGCCATCGTGGCCGCAGAACTGGACCCCACTTTCCGGGATGAGTTAGCGGAAAAGATGAAAAGTTTGGACTTTGCCAACTGTTTAGCCTGCGGTGCGTGTACGGCCGGGTGCGCTTTCTCCGACCTGCACCCCGATAATGATCCCCGCAAAATGCTGCGCAAGGTAATCCTGGGGATGCGGGAAGAAATTTTAAGTGATCCCTTCATCTGGTACTGCACCATGTGTGAACGGTGTACGGTGGAGTGTCCCATGTGCGTGAACATTGCTGCCGTTACCAGGGCTATTCGCGGCAATTTCCGCACCGATTCACCCGGTTTCCTCCAAAAGGTGGTTGACGACACCATCAGGTCCGGCAACCAGATGGATGTACAGCCCGATGAATACATGGAAACACTGGAGTGGCTCCAGGAAGAACTGCAGGCTGAACTGGGTGATCCTGATTATCGCATTCCTGTTGATGTGGAGGGAGCCGACTTCCTCTTTGGCTTCAACGCCCGGGAGGTAAAGTATTACCCCAACGAGTTGCAGAACATCCTGAAGATTTTCTATGCCGCCGGGGCCAATTATACCCTGAGCTCCCAAAAGTGGGATGCCACTAACCTGGCCCTTTTCAGTGGTAAGGACGAAGATTTCTGGAAAATCACTGAACCAATGCTTCAGGAAGTGGTACGGCTAAAGGCCAAGGAATTGGTTGTTACCGAATGCGGCCACGCCTTCCGTTCCGTACGCTGGGGTTACCGCACCTTCTGGAAGGGACCGCAGTTCCCCATCCGCAGCATTCTGGAGGTCCTGGACGAGTGGATCCAGCAAGGGCGGATTAAGCTGGACCCCACCAAGAACCCCGAACCGGTCACTCTCCATGATCCCTGCAACCTGGTGCGCAAAGAAGGGGTAGTAGAACCGCAGCGCCGGGTATTAAAGGCTGCAGTAATGGACTTCCGGGAAATGTTTCCCAACGGGCGGTGGAATTATTGCTGCGGTGCCGGAGGCGGTGCTCTGGCCATGCCTGAATATACGGAACAGCGTTTAATCAAGGGCAAGCGCAAAGTGGACCAGCTTCTGGCCACAGGAGCTAAAATTGTGGCTATTCCCTGCCACAACTGCATGGACCAGTTCAATGACCTCAACAAACATTACAAGCTGGGCATGAAGATGGAACATATCTGCAGCATTGTTGAAAGAGCCCTGATTATACCCGAAAAAGAACCCAAAGCTTAG
- a CDS encoding FAD/NAD(P)-binding protein yields the protein MKNPYLPLPMRLVKNFVETEDKLIHTFTLEFLNEEDEKSFQYLPGQFAEVSVFGVGEAPFGIASSPTEPGHLKFSVAKVGVVTTTLHQLPEGTILGVRGPLGNNYPIEEFKGKNLVVIGGGFAFTTLRSLITYILHPDHRGDYGELTVIYGARNPGLLLYKDELAEWEKRSDINLICTIDRPVEGWNGRVGFVPAVTKEVAPSAENAYAVICGPPVMIKFTMPVLEELGFSPERIIMSLENRMKCGIGMCGRCNVGNKYVCKDGPVFTRAQLNQLPNEY from the coding sequence ATGAAAAACCCCTATCTTCCACTTCCCATGCGGCTGGTTAAAAACTTTGTGGAAACCGAGGATAAGCTTATTCATACCTTTACCCTGGAGTTCCTAAATGAAGAAGACGAGAAGTCATTCCAATATTTACCCGGCCAATTTGCCGAGGTATCCGTATTTGGTGTAGGTGAAGCTCCCTTCGGCATTGCCTCTTCACCCACAGAACCCGGGCACCTGAAGTTTTCGGTGGCCAAAGTAGGTGTGGTGACCACAACCCTGCACCAGCTCCCTGAAGGCACCATCCTGGGTGTGCGGGGACCACTGGGCAACAACTATCCCATAGAGGAGTTCAAGGGCAAGAACCTGGTAGTAATTGGCGGTGGCTTTGCCTTCACCACATTAAGATCGCTAATTACCTACATTCTCCATCCCGACCACAGGGGAGACTACGGAGAACTGACGGTAATTTATGGCGCCCGCAATCCAGGCCTCTTGCTCTACAAGGACGAGCTGGCCGAATGGGAAAAGCGTTCGGACATCAATCTGATCTGCACCATTGACCGCCCGGTAGAGGGATGGAACGGCCGGGTGGGTTTTGTACCGGCAGTAACCAAGGAAGTAGCTCCCAGCGCGGAAAATGCGTACGCGGTAATTTGCGGCCCACCGGTGATGATTAAGTTCACCATGCCGGTGCTCGAGGAACTGGGCTTTTCCCCCGAGCGGATCATCATGTCCCTGGAAAACCGGATGAAATGCGGCATCGGCATGTGCGGCCGGTGTAACGTGGGCAATAAATACGTCTGTAAAGATGGTCCGGTCTTTACCCGGGCCCAACTTAACCAGTTACCTAACGAATACTAG
- a CDS encoding 4Fe-4S dicluster domain-containing protein encodes MLLNKGQLTDWLNQLMQAYQVFAPIKEGDYFCFKQINSGDQATLNYTNSKVPPKEVLFPRSEKLFCYRCENDGVQLTEQIDESKKIIVGLRPCDAKSFLLLDGVFKSDKYHDPYYLTRRNNTVLVGLGCNQPASTCFCTSLGGGPFATEGLDLLLVDIGDRYVVEVLTDRGRELLAGMELPAADQEAKETARRVKEGAALSTQVNLEGLKSKLDVIFYDPIWDLIHEKCLGCAACTYTCPTCHCFDIVDEAEGNEGCRIRNWDACMFPLFTLHGSGHNPRPTGKERFRQRVMHKFKYFVDNFNAIACVGCGRCIINCPVNLDIREVLAEIQGSEVRSDKQ; translated from the coding sequence TTGCTTTTAAATAAAGGCCAGCTTACCGATTGGCTCAATCAGTTGATGCAGGCTTATCAGGTATTTGCCCCGATAAAAGAGGGTGACTATTTCTGCTTCAAGCAAATTAACTCCGGCGACCAGGCAACCTTGAATTATACCAACTCCAAGGTCCCACCCAAAGAGGTTCTCTTTCCACGTTCGGAAAAACTCTTCTGCTATCGCTGTGAAAACGATGGCGTGCAATTAACAGAGCAAATTGATGAAAGCAAAAAAATTATCGTCGGCTTAAGGCCCTGCGACGCCAAAAGCTTTCTCCTTCTGGACGGCGTCTTTAAGAGTGATAAATATCATGATCCTTACTACCTGACCAGAAGGAACAACACCGTACTGGTGGGCTTGGGGTGTAATCAACCGGCATCCACCTGCTTCTGCACTTCGCTGGGCGGGGGTCCTTTTGCCACCGAAGGCCTGGACCTCTTGCTGGTGGACATCGGTGACCGATACGTGGTGGAGGTGCTGACGGACAGAGGTCGAGAATTGCTCGCCGGAATGGAGCTGCCCGCCGCCGACCAGGAGGCGAAGGAAACTGCCCGAAGAGTGAAAGAAGGTGCGGCGCTCTCTACCCAAGTAAATCTGGAAGGGTTAAAGTCCAAGCTGGATGTTATTTTCTATGACCCCATCTGGGACCTGATCCATGAGAAGTGCCTGGGGTGTGCCGCCTGCACTTACACCTGTCCCACGTGCCACTGCTTTGACATTGTAGACGAAGCTGAGGGAAACGAAGGCTGCCGGATACGCAATTGGGATGCCTGCATGTTCCCGCTCTTTACCCTCCACGGTTCCGGCCACAACCCCCGCCCGACGGGTAAGGAACGGTTCCGGCAACGGGTCATGCATAAATTCAAGTACTTCGTGGACAATTTCAACGCCATAGCCTGTGTAGGCTGCGGCAGGTGTATTATAAACTGCCCTGTTAATCTGGACATCCGGGAAGTGTTAGCGGAGATCCAGGGTTCGGAAGTGAGGTCTGATAAGCAATGA
- a CDS encoding Coenzyme F420 hydrogenase/dehydrogenase, beta subunit C-terminal domain — MSELTRAIQETAQKLLQNKEVELVVGFAEGSLPLRNTPCFVRQPEEAQRLVWGYGCENNLANYLRQRPEKVAVVAKGCDSRSIVELIKENQIDRNKLVVIGVPCRGMIDRKKVTRLLAGKELLEAEIRDGQVVLKGKEFSESVPLEQLLHDTCLTCQHPNPVLFDIMMGEPVPVKEADSFVDVANFEVKAPAEKRAYLIQELSRCIRCYACRQACPMCFCEECFVDCSMPQWLSKSSLNVQDNVFFQAVRALHLAGRCVDCGACDRACPMGIDLRTLTRKMVKDVQELFGYTAGVSLDQKPPLAAPINTTSPATFNQDGR; from the coding sequence ATGAGCGAATTAACCAGGGCGATTCAAGAAACGGCACAAAAACTCCTGCAAAACAAGGAAGTTGAGCTAGTGGTGGGTTTTGCAGAGGGGAGTCTCCCTTTGCGCAATACCCCCTGTTTTGTTCGCCAACCAGAGGAGGCACAAAGGCTGGTCTGGGGCTATGGCTGCGAAAACAACCTGGCTAACTACCTGCGCCAGAGGCCGGAAAAAGTGGCCGTGGTGGCCAAGGGTTGCGACAGCCGCTCCATAGTAGAGCTTATAAAAGAAAACCAGATCGACCGCAACAAACTGGTGGTTATTGGTGTACCTTGCCGGGGGATGATTGACCGCAAGAAAGTAACCCGTCTGCTGGCAGGAAAGGAGTTGCTGGAAGCAGAAATAAGGGACGGCCAGGTTGTATTAAAAGGAAAAGAATTTAGCGAATCTGTTCCCCTTGAACAACTGCTTCACGATACCTGTTTAACCTGCCAGCACCCAAACCCGGTATTGTTCGACATCATGATGGGCGAGCCGGTTCCGGTGAAGGAAGCCGACAGTTTTGTCGACGTGGCTAATTTTGAAGTCAAGGCACCGGCGGAAAAACGGGCCTATCTTATCCAGGAACTGTCCCGTTGTATTCGCTGTTATGCCTGCCGGCAGGCCTGCCCCATGTGCTTCTGTGAAGAATGCTTTGTCGATTGCTCCATGCCCCAGTGGCTTAGCAAGTCATCCCTGAATGTTCAGGATAACGTCTTTTTCCAGGCCGTAAGGGCACTTCACCTGGCCGGGCGCTGCGTGGACTGTGGAGCATGCGACCGTGCCTGCCCCATGGGCATTGATTTGCGTACCTTAACCCGCAAAATGGTGAAGGATGTTCAGGAGCTGTTTGGTTATACCGCCGGGGTCAGCTTGGATCAAAAACCTCCGTTAGCTGCACCAATTAATACAACAAGCCCGGCCACTTTTAATCAAGACGGGAGGTGA
- a CDS encoding hydrogenase iron-sulfur subunit, whose product MRTEFEPKIIAFLCNWCSYAGADLAGSLRFQYPPNVTIIRVPCSGRVSPLFILKALFAGADGVLVGGUHPGDCHYGSGNYNAERRTKITQRLLDTLGIERERLRLAWISASEGAKFAETVRDFTTQLQELGPNPLRITNGQEKGIEGTAV is encoded by the coding sequence ATGCGGACAGAGTTTGAACCAAAAATTATTGCCTTTTTATGTAACTGGTGCAGTTACGCAGGTGCAGACCTGGCCGGGTCTCTCAGGTTCCAGTACCCCCCGAATGTGACGATTATCAGGGTGCCCTGCTCTGGAAGGGTTTCCCCGTTATTTATACTGAAAGCCCTTTTTGCCGGCGCTGACGGTGTGCTGGTAGGCGGGTGACACCCCGGAGACTGCCACTATGGTAGTGGCAATTATAATGCTGAACGGCGCACCAAGATTACCCAGCGGCTTTTAGATACACTGGGAATTGAGCGGGAGCGGCTCCGGTTGGCCTGGATTTCCGCTTCGGAAGGGGCCAAGTTTGCCGAGACGGTAAGAGATTTCACTACTCAGCTGCAGGAACTGGGTCCCAACCCGTTGCGTATCACGAATGGCCAGGAGAAAGGAATTGAGGGAACCGCGGTTTAA
- a CDS encoding CoB--CoM heterodisulfide reductase iron-sulfur subunit B family protein, which translates to MKVGFFVGCNTAFNRPDLEQAVRYAFPALGIELDDLEGQSCCPSWGTMPSVDVVGWCAVGARNHTIAEEKGLDIVTVCGSCYGSLAESKYKMDTHPEIKAQVNEILKDIGREYKGTSNVRLAFYYLYHELGPDRIKEAVKYKLDGLTVALQPGCHTLWPSKVYYDKEEDPFHPRVLKEMCEALGATVGHYTRLIDCCGMGAMRSTDMEKSLKLVEKKLISMKNEVNPDLIVTGCSSCLIQFDTAQELLRSGKKINFEIPVLHIMQVLALCLGADPEKVTGLAKTDVSRVVNRILEG; encoded by the coding sequence ATGAAGGTAGGTTTTTTTGTCGGCTGCAACACGGCGTTTAATAGACCGGATTTAGAGCAGGCGGTACGGTATGCGTTCCCGGCACTGGGGATTGAACTGGACGACCTTGAAGGACAGTCGTGCTGTCCCAGTTGGGGGACGATGCCCTCCGTAGACGTGGTGGGCTGGTGCGCCGTTGGAGCTAGAAACCATACCATAGCTGAGGAAAAGGGCCTGGACATAGTCACCGTGTGCGGCAGCTGTTACGGCAGCCTGGCTGAATCAAAGTACAAGATGGATACCCACCCGGAGATAAAGGCCCAGGTCAACGAGATTCTTAAGGATATTGGCAGGGAATATAAGGGAACCAGCAATGTCAGGCTCGCTTTCTATTATCTATACCATGAGCTTGGACCTGACAGGATTAAAGAGGCCGTTAAATATAAACTCGACGGCCTTACAGTGGCTCTTCAGCCCGGTTGTCACACCCTCTGGCCAAGCAAAGTTTACTATGACAAGGAAGAAGATCCCTTCCACCCCAGGGTGCTTAAGGAAATGTGTGAGGCCTTGGGCGCTACAGTTGGTCATTATACCCGCTTGATCGACTGTTGCGGTATGGGTGCTATGCGGAGCACCGACATGGAAAAATCCTTAAAGCTTGTGGAGAAAAAGCTTATCTCCATGAAAAACGAGGTTAATCCCGACCTGATTGTGACCGGTTGCAGTTCCTGCTTAATCCAGTTCGACACAGCCCAGGAACTCCTGCGTAGCGGCAAGAAGATTAATTTCGAGATTCCCGTCCTCCACATCATGCAGGTCCTGGCGTTATGCCTGGGAGCCGATCCGGAGAAGGTTACCGGTCTGGCGAAAACGGATGTAAGTCGCGTTGTAAACAGGATTTTGGAAGGATGA
- a CDS encoding 4Fe-4S dicluster domain-containing protein, protein MSSDQVATGVINLSEGDSSLVNEIKELGGEELMECIQCAKCAAACPMVLAGFPFFNKRIIQAIFLGLRDALLDDSSIWACQSCNRCTEVCPREVNPFEIIQAMRRVAIREFALPTLSIEGLKSLYDTGHAVYLAGAGNTRAKVGLPEKPPSTVANPEALKELQAVIRKTALADLGIIPMDESGVKETCEV, encoded by the coding sequence GTGTCTAGCGATCAAGTAGCAACGGGGGTAATCAACCTCTCGGAAGGCGATTCCAGTCTAGTTAATGAGATAAAAGAGTTAGGCGGCGAGGAATTGATGGAATGCATCCAGTGCGCCAAATGCGCCGCCGCCTGCCCAATGGTGCTGGCTGGCTTTCCCTTTTTCAACAAGCGGATTATTCAAGCGATCTTCCTGGGGTTGCGCGACGCATTGCTGGACGATTCATCCATTTGGGCCTGTCAGTCCTGCAATCGCTGCACCGAAGTATGTCCACGGGAGGTTAACCCCTTTGAAATCATTCAAGCCATGCGGCGAGTGGCGATAAGGGAGTTTGCCCTGCCTACCCTTTCCATTGAAGGTCTTAAGTCCCTTTACGATACCGGCCATGCCGTTTACCTGGCGGGAGCTGGAAACACGCGGGCAAAAGTTGGTCTGCCGGAAAAGCCGCCTTCCACGGTCGCGAACCCGGAAGCTTTGAAAGAACTGCAGGCGGTCATACGAAAAACAGCCCTGGCCGACCTGGGGATTATCCCCATGGACGAGTCCGGCGTAAAGGAAACTTGTGAGGTGTAG
- a CDS encoding CoB--CoM heterodisulfide reductase iron-sulfur subunit A family protein produces the protein MPRIGVYICHCGENIAGAVNVEEVRKYAEKLPGVVLARNYLFMCSDPGQELIKQDIRNGLIDRVVVAACTPRTHEPIFRKAVEDGGLNKYLLEMANIRDQDSWPHWQDKEGATAKAKKLVASAVAKAAFLEPLEDRFVEVTRASLVVGGGVAGMFAALDLANMGYKVYLVEKNPSVGGNMAKLDKTFPTNDCSACILTPIMVQVGTHPNIELLTYSEVESVEGSVGNFKVKVRKKQTYIDWDKCTGCGDCVNACPAKVPNDFNEGMNNRKAIYIEFPQAVPKRAVVDIAHCLNCAKRIIGTQPRTHSKTGEPILAPCEKACKTGACDRSRAYNPEGEIVELNVGTIIVAAGYKVMDKTPFKEYSPQSPNVITAMQLERILSATGPTEGQLKRPSDGEKPKTIAFISCVGSRDKRYHTYCSKVCCMYMLKEARLIKEKYPHIDIYIFFIDVRTGGKDFEEYYNYCRDLGIKMLRGRVGAVDELPGDRLRVRAYDVDLGAPVELEADLVVLATAIEPAPGLEELGRKLGITCGSEGFMKELHTKLYPVETSVKGIYIAGCAQGPKDIPESVSQARAASSAAAVPLTLGKVIVEPLISEVSQRKCSGCGTCVQLCPYSAISLVEDKGRLRSKIDEALCAGCGVCAAACPSGVITLHGFTNAQIHAQIKALAC, from the coding sequence GTGCCTAGGATTGGCGTCTACATCTGCCATTGCGGCGAGAATATCGCCGGTGCTGTGAATGTAGAAGAGGTGAGAAAATACGCCGAGAAGCTCCCCGGGGTAGTCCTTGCACGGAACTATCTTTTCATGTGTTCGGATCCGGGACAGGAATTAATCAAGCAGGATATTAGGAACGGCCTCATTGACCGGGTGGTGGTGGCAGCCTGTACTCCCCGCACCCACGAGCCAATCTTCCGTAAGGCGGTGGAGGACGGAGGGCTCAACAAGTACCTTCTCGAAATGGCGAACATTCGTGACCAGGACAGCTGGCCGCACTGGCAAGACAAGGAGGGAGCCACCGCAAAAGCGAAAAAACTGGTTGCCAGCGCCGTAGCGAAGGCGGCTTTCCTGGAGCCCCTGGAGGACAGATTTGTGGAAGTAACGCGCGCGTCGCTGGTAGTTGGCGGTGGCGTTGCCGGTATGTTCGCAGCGCTCGATCTGGCCAATATGGGCTATAAGGTCTACCTGGTGGAAAAAAACCCCTCCGTTGGTGGCAATATGGCCAAGCTCGATAAAACCTTCCCCACCAATGACTGTTCGGCCTGTATCCTGACCCCCATCATGGTACAGGTGGGCACCCATCCGAATATTGAACTTCTAACTTACTCCGAAGTGGAATCCGTAGAGGGTTCCGTCGGCAACTTCAAAGTGAAAGTAAGAAAGAAACAGACGTATATTGACTGGGATAAGTGTACCGGATGCGGCGACTGCGTGAATGCCTGCCCGGCCAAGGTGCCCAACGACTTCAACGAGGGCATGAATAACCGCAAGGCTATTTATATTGAGTTTCCGCAGGCCGTACCGAAACGGGCGGTTGTGGATATTGCGCACTGCCTTAACTGCGCGAAGCGCATTATCGGTACCCAGCCGAGGACCCATTCCAAAACTGGTGAACCCATCCTTGCCCCGTGTGAGAAGGCATGCAAAACCGGTGCGTGTGACCGTTCAAGGGCGTATAACCCCGAAGGCGAGATCGTCGAGCTCAACGTGGGTACCATCATTGTGGCTGCCGGTTACAAGGTGATGGACAAAACGCCGTTCAAAGAGTATTCGCCGCAATCACCCAACGTTATCACGGCCATGCAACTTGAGCGCATCCTATCGGCAACCGGTCCCACGGAAGGCCAATTGAAACGCCCGTCGGACGGTGAAAAGCCCAAGACCATCGCCTTTATCTCCTGTGTTGGCAGCCGGGATAAGAGATACCACACCTATTGTTCCAAGGTCTGCTGCATGTACATGCTCAAGGAAGCCCGGTTGATCAAGGAGAAGTACCCCCATATTGACATTTACATTTTCTTCATTGACGTGCGAACCGGCGGTAAAGACTTCGAGGAGTACTACAACTACTGCCGTGATCTCGGCATCAAGATGCTTCGCGGCCGTGTCGGGGCGGTAGACGAGTTGCCAGGCGACAGGTTAAGGGTGCGCGCCTACGACGTTGACCTGGGTGCGCCCGTAGAATTGGAGGCCGACCTGGTGGTCCTGGCCACGGCTATTGAGCCTGCGCCGGGCCTCGAAGAACTCGGCCGGAAGCTGGGTATCACGTGCGGCAGCGAAGGGTTCATGAAGGAGTTGCACACCAAGCTCTATCCGGTGGAAACGTCAGTGAAGGGCATTTACATCGCCGGTTGTGCGCAGGGTCCCAAAGACATTCCCGAATCGGTATCCCAGGCACGGGCTGCTTCTTCAGCGGCCGCAGTACCTCTCACCTTAGGAAAGGTAATTGTGGAGCCGCTGATTTCTGAAGTGAGCCAGAGGAAGTGCTCCGGCTGCGGTACTTGCGTGCAGTTGTGTCCGTATTCGGCCATCAGCCTGGTGGAGGATAAAGGAAGGCTGCGGTCCAAAATTGACGAAGCCCTGTGTGCCGGCTGCGGCGTATGTGCAGCGGCTTGCCCGTCGGGAGTCATCACGCTGCACGGCTTTACCAACGCCCAGATCCACGCACAAATTAAAGCTTTAGCCTGCTGA
- a CDS encoding methyltetrahydrofolate cobalamin methyltransferase, with translation MILIGERINGMFKDIREAILNKDPEPVRYWAKRQYENCAAYLDINTGPTVDPKDQPAVMEWLVKVAQETVPLPCCIDSTNPEAIEAGLAVHKGKAMINSTSADQWKMDIYFPMAKKYNAAIIGLAMNEKGVPKSAADRVALAMEIVVNADAHGIPMEDLYIDPLMLPCNVAQDHGPEVLEAIRQIKTLAAPPPRTTLGLSNSSQRCTNRHLINRTFLIMCMAAGLDSAIADLEDQELLDAVAAANILLNKDIYCDSFLKTFRQR, from the coding sequence ATGATCCTCATTGGTGAGCGGATCAATGGCATGTTCAAGGATATCCGGGAAGCCATATTAAACAAGGACCCGGAACCCGTCCGTTACTGGGCCAAACGCCAGTATGAAAACTGTGCCGCTTACCTGGACATTAACACCGGCCCCACCGTGGACCCCAAGGACCAGCCGGCGGTAATGGAGTGGCTGGTAAAAGTCGCCCAGGAAACCGTACCCCTGCCCTGCTGCATTGACTCGACCAACCCGGAAGCCATCGAGGCCGGTTTGGCCGTACACAAGGGTAAGGCCATGATCAACTCTACCAGTGCCGACCAGTGGAAAATGGACATCTATTTCCCCATGGCCAAGAAATACAATGCTGCCATCATTGGCCTGGCCATGAATGAGAAGGGCGTACCCAAGAGTGCGGCCGACCGGGTTGCCCTGGCCATGGAAATTGTGGTTAATGCCGACGCCCATGGCATCCCCATGGAAGACCTGTACATTGATCCCCTGATGCTGCCCTGCAACGTAGCCCAGGACCATGGACCCGAAGTGCTGGAAGCCATTCGCCAGATCAAAACCCTGGCCGCTCCACCGCCCCGGACCACACTGGGCCTGAGCAATTCCTCCCAGCGTTGCACCAACCGTCATCTGATAAACAGGACTTTCCTTATTATGTGCATGGCCGCGGGGTTGGATTCAGCCATTGCCGACCTGGAAGACCAGGAATTGCTGGATGCCGTGGCTGCCGCCAATATCCTCCTGAATAAGGACATTTACTGCGACTCCTTCTTAAAGACCTTCAGGCAGCGGTAA
- a CDS encoding acetyl-CoA decarbonylase/synthase complex subunit delta produces MAVTIAKERWTNKVAEVVLGTEPNIVKIGGESTLPFLHFEGEMPNRPAVALEVWDMEPTGWPEVLTSAYAGVLNDPVAWAKKCVEYGADLVCLTMVSAHPDNKNTSPEECAQVAKAVADAVNVPLIILGCGVEEKDAQVLEKVAEALSGRNFLLGCATQENYKTITAACMVHGHNIIASSPLDINLEKQLNILITEMNLAANRIVIDPSVGALGYGIEYAYSIMERTRIGALTGDKMMAMPVICLLGQEVWKTKEAKSTTEEAPEWGNQERRAILWEVTTAVAFAQAGGSLFVMRHPESLKQFRAHIDKLMQSNAN; encoded by the coding sequence ATGGCCGTTACCATAGCCAAAGAAAGGTGGACTAACAAGGTTGCAGAAGTGGTTTTGGGAACCGAGCCGAACATCGTTAAAATCGGGGGCGAGAGCACCCTGCCCTTCCTGCACTTTGAAGGAGAAATGCCCAACCGGCCTGCGGTGGCCCTGGAAGTCTGGGACATGGAACCCACCGGCTGGCCGGAAGTTCTGACCAGCGCCTACGCCGGTGTATTAAACGACCCCGTAGCCTGGGCAAAAAAGTGTGTGGAATACGGGGCGGATCTGGTCTGCCTGACCATGGTCAGTGCTCATCCGGACAATAAAAACACCAGTCCGGAGGAATGCGCCCAGGTGGCCAAGGCGGTGGCCGACGCCGTAAATGTTCCCTTGATCATCCTTGGCTGCGGTGTAGAAGAAAAAGATGCCCAGGTGCTGGAAAAAGTGGCCGAAGCCCTATCCGGCCGGAACTTCCTCCTGGGTTGTGCCACGCAGGAAAACTACAAGACAATTACTGCTGCCTGCATGGTACACGGCCACAACATCATTGCTTCCAGCCCCCTGGACATCAACCTGGAAAAGCAGTTGAACATTTTAATTACGGAAATGAACCTGGCCGCCAACCGCATTGTCATTGACCCCTCAGTGGGCGCCCTGGGTTACGGCATCGAATATGCCTATTCCATCATGGAACGGACCCGTATCGGTGCCCTTACGGGCGACAAAATGATGGCCATGCCTGTCATCTGCCTGCTGGGCCAGGAGGTTTGGAAAACCAAGGAGGCCAAGAGCACCACGGAGGAGGCGCCGGAATGGGGGAACCAGGAGCGCCGGGCCATCCTCTGGGAAGTAACCACTGCCGTGGCTTTTGCCCAGGCGGGCGGATCCCTGTTTGTCATGCGGCATCCCGAATCACTCAAACAATTCCGGGCCCATATCGACAAATTGATGCAGTCCAATGCCAATTAA
- a CDS encoding AAA family ATPase, translating into MAFTIAIAGKGGTGKTTLAALLIRQLIQAGKGPILAVDADANANLHEALGIEVEDTIANIMARINNNLEPLPAGMTKDQYVAFRVHQSLAEGDEVDLLVMGGPEGPGCYCYVNNLVRGFMQELSNNYPFVVMDNEAGLEHLSRRTTQNVDILFVTSDASARGIRSAGRVKELVESLALEIKKMYLVVTKVNDGSVEALQDEIQKTGLELIGAVPRDEQVFQYDLQGKPLVELPDDSLVVAAVTEIMRKTAIL; encoded by the coding sequence ATGGCCTTTACCATTGCCATTGCCGGTAAAGGTGGAACGGGTAAGACCACGCTGGCCGCCCTTTTAATCAGACAGCTGATCCAGGCAGGTAAGGGGCCCATCCTGGCTGTGGATGCCGACGCCAACGCCAACCTGCACGAAGCCCTGGGTATCGAGGTGGAAGATACCATCGCGAACATTATGGCCCGGATCAATAACAACCTGGAACCGCTACCGGCGGGCATGACCAAGGACCAGTACGTAGCTTTCCGGGTACACCAGTCTTTAGCCGAAGGAGATGAAGTGGATCTCCTGGTAATGGGTGGCCCCGAAGGACCGGGTTGTTATTGCTACGTCAATAATCTGGTGCGGGGCTTCATGCAGGAACTGAGTAACAATTACCCGTTTGTAGTTATGGATAACGAAGCAGGTCTGGAACATTTGAGCCGGCGTACCACGCAGAATGTGGATATTCTCTTTGTAACCAGCGACGCCAGCGCCCGGGGTATCCGCTCGGCCGGCCGGGTAAAGGAGCTGGTGGAATCCCTGGCCCTGGAGATCAAAAAAATGTACCTGGTGGTAACCAAAGTTAACGATGGCTCAGTGGAAGCCCTGCAGGACGAGATCCAGAAAACAGGCCTGGAGTTAATTGGCGCTGTTCCGCGGGATGAGCAGGTTTTCCAGTATGACCTGCAGGGCAAGCCACTGGTCGAGCTACCCGATGATTCCCTCGTAGTTGCTGCCGTTACGGAGATAATGCGTAAAACAGCCATCCTCTAA